A genomic region of Nostoc sp. UHCC 0702 contains the following coding sequences:
- the tyrA gene encoding bifunctional chorismate mutase/prephenate dehydrogenase: MMPDQLKQTDQSLIALLSDRPAPLATLELEQQVADVTPLLAQASIPESASENYLKPRRVTIIGGHGRMGKFFQNQLAAVGHNVTVLEQQDWEYADQLLNQAELVLVSVPIAHTVDVIKRAAKYLSPTTALCDITSIKTLPTQAMLEHHCGPVMGLHPMFGPSIKSFLGQKVVVCPGRNDDSFQWLLDLIKSQGGEIITCTPEEHDQMMVIIQATQHFCRFSLGVFLAKANVDIERSLSMSTPSYCQEIEIVKRLFSQNPHLCVEIMLASEERCQAISFLADTYSRLARLVKNKDRVALIQEFETTQRIFQE, translated from the coding sequence ATGATGCCAGATCAGCTTAAACAAACTGACCAAAGCTTAATTGCGTTATTGAGCGATCGCCCAGCGCCATTAGCTACATTAGAATTAGAACAACAAGTGGCTGATGTTACTCCCTTACTGGCTCAAGCTAGTATTCCTGAGTCTGCATCAGAGAATTATCTTAAACCCCGACGAGTTACTATAATCGGCGGACATGGCAGGATGGGGAAATTCTTTCAAAACCAACTTGCCGCAGTCGGTCATAACGTTACTGTTCTTGAACAACAAGATTGGGAATATGCAGACCAATTGTTGAATCAGGCCGAACTAGTTTTAGTATCCGTTCCTATTGCACATACCGTTGATGTGATTAAACGTGCAGCCAAATATCTCTCTCCAACTACGGCTTTGTGCGACATCACAAGTATCAAGACTTTGCCAACTCAAGCAATGCTTGAACACCATTGTGGCCCTGTAATGGGTTTACATCCCATGTTTGGGCCGAGTATCAAATCGTTCTTGGGACAAAAAGTGGTAGTATGTCCAGGACGAAACGATGATTCATTTCAATGGTTATTAGATTTGATTAAAAGTCAAGGCGGAGAAATAATCACTTGCACGCCTGAAGAACATGACCAAATGATGGTCATTATTCAAGCAACGCAGCATTTTTGTAGATTCAGTCTTGGCGTTTTTTTGGCAAAAGCAAATGTTGATATAGAGCGCAGTTTATCAATGTCAACTCCAAGCTATTGTCAAGAAATTGAAATTGTTAAACGGTTGTTTTCTCAAAATCCTCACCTATGTGTCGAAATTATGTTAGCTTCAGAAGAAAGATGTCAGGCAATTAGCTTTTTAGCTGATACTTACAGCCGCTTGGCAAGACTAGTAAAAAATAAAGATAGGGTGGCGTTAATTCAAGAATTTGAAACTACACAAAGGATTTTTCAAGAGTAA
- a CDS encoding 3-dehydroquinate synthase: MLNIKPIHQNISVTFQYQIQFTNNVFNLKNPTLAQVITEDGEKKPKKVVAVVDAKLLEFFPGLLKELVAYTKFYAEILTLAVEPMIVPAGEAAKNDPKLVDQIHQLIDTARLCRHSYILAVGGGAVLDLVGYAAATAHRGIRLVRIPTTVLAQNDSGVGVKNGINAFGKKNFLGTFAPPYAVINDSAFLTTLSDRDWRSGIAEAVKVSLIKDADFFDFIHKNTPALVRRDMDTMQQLIYRCAQLHLEHIANSGDPFEMGSSRPLDFGHWAAHKLEHLTDYSLRHGEAVAIGIALDSTYSYLIGWLSRSQWQNILNTLSALGFSLYVPELAEQLSKLEHPRCLFRGLTEFQEHLGGQLTLTLLQSIGSKIEVHEVDLSLYRQAILLLREFVEKSQTLLTAS, translated from the coding sequence ATGTTGAATATAAAACCAATTCACCAAAATATTTCTGTTACTTTCCAGTATCAAATTCAGTTCACAAACAATGTGTTTAACTTGAAAAATCCGACGTTAGCGCAAGTGATTACAGAGGATGGAGAGAAAAAGCCAAAGAAAGTAGTAGCAGTAGTAGATGCAAAATTATTAGAGTTTTTTCCTGGGTTGCTCAAAGAATTAGTAGCATATACCAAGTTTTATGCAGAAATACTAACACTTGCAGTTGAGCCAATGATAGTTCCAGCGGGAGAAGCTGCCAAGAACGATCCAAAATTGGTAGATCAAATTCATCAGTTGATTGACACCGCCCGATTGTGTCGCCACTCCTACATTTTGGCTGTTGGGGGTGGGGCAGTGTTAGACTTGGTAGGATACGCAGCCGCAACAGCTCACCGAGGTATTCGTCTTGTTAGGATTCCCACGACTGTGTTAGCACAAAATGATTCGGGTGTCGGAGTCAAAAACGGTATCAATGCCTTTGGTAAAAAGAACTTTCTCGGCACATTTGCCCCACCTTACGCGGTGATTAATGACTCAGCCTTCTTGACTACTTTAAGCGATCGCGATTGGCGTTCTGGAATTGCCGAAGCAGTGAAGGTGTCACTCATCAAAGATGCTGATTTCTTCGATTTTATCCACAAAAACACCCCTGCACTCGTCCGTCGAGACATGGACACCATGCAACAACTGATTTATCGTTGCGCCCAGCTACACCTAGAACACATTGCCAACAGCGGCGATCCTTTTGAAATGGGTTCATCTCGTCCTTTAGATTTTGGTCATTGGGCGGCTCATAAACTAGAGCATTTGACAGATTATAGCTTGCGTCATGGAGAAGCAGTAGCGATCGGCATCGCTTTAGATAGCACCTATTCTTACCTCATAGGATGGCTTTCGCGATCGCAGTGGCAAAATATATTGAATACACTCTCAGCACTAGGTTTTTCTTTGTACGTGCCAGAACTAGCTGAACAATTATCAAAATTAGAACATCCCCGTTGTTTATTCCGAGGTTTGACAGAGTTTCAAGAACACTTGGGTGGACAATTAACTTTAACTCTGCTGCAAAGCATTGGCAGCAAAATTGAGGTTCACGAGGTAGATTTGTCCTTGTACAGACAAGCAATATTGCTGTTGCGTGAGTTTGTAGAAAAAAGCCAGACCTTGTTAACAGCCAGTTGA